A stretch of the Streptomyces sp. NBC_01428 genome encodes the following:
- a CDS encoding DUF1996 domain-containing protein: MHRQPARLYTLLVEALVVALAAALSLTVSTQQARAATVTVQAESYAAQSGVALEGTADAGGGQNAAFLADGDWMRFDNVDLGTAGRLTVSARIASAVGTGTIELRTTSATGPLLAVLQTAPTGGWQNWATRTTDVTTHPTGPQTVFAVLRSTTPGDFVNINWFSFVGEGSGPAAGWVPIDQAKWNAQVAQFRAMTAAPVPADVVRVPEFNATCDYSHSKQDDPIVLPNLAGASHMHSFFGNKSTDAFSTAQSLRGNAATTCAPADDLSAYWIPSLYEGNKAVEPQNMIVYYGSRLPDPAATLPFPEGFRMIAGDAKAQTPTPAGSPGQYWCAGAGGEIGRSTDGNWPVCAPTAHLTHQLVFPDCWDGKNLDSPDHKSHVAYTYDGKCSGAYPVAIPNLSFVVSYPTSGSAAGLRLASGMASSIHGDFFNAWENAALGHRVKDCIVQKAKCNSAGTF; encoded by the coding sequence ATGCACAGACAACCCGCACGTCTGTACACGCTGTTAGTGGAAGCGCTGGTGGTCGCCCTGGCCGCGGCCTTGAGCCTGACCGTCTCCACCCAGCAGGCGCGAGCCGCCACGGTCACCGTCCAGGCCGAGTCCTACGCCGCCCAGTCAGGGGTCGCCCTGGAAGGGACCGCGGACGCGGGAGGAGGGCAGAACGCGGCGTTCCTCGCCGACGGCGACTGGATGCGCTTCGACAACGTCGACCTCGGAACCGCCGGCCGGCTGACCGTATCGGCGCGGATCGCCTCCGCGGTCGGTACGGGCACGATCGAGCTGCGCACCACCAGCGCGACCGGACCGCTCCTCGCCGTCCTGCAGACCGCCCCCACCGGCGGCTGGCAGAACTGGGCGACCCGGACCACCGACGTCACCACCCACCCCACCGGTCCGCAAACCGTCTTCGCCGTTCTCCGTAGCACGACACCCGGCGACTTCGTCAACATCAACTGGTTCTCCTTCGTCGGCGAAGGCAGCGGTCCGGCCGCGGGATGGGTGCCGATCGACCAAGCCAAGTGGAACGCCCAGGTGGCACAGTTCCGTGCGATGACGGCCGCGCCCGTGCCCGCCGACGTGGTCCGGGTTCCGGAGTTCAACGCCACCTGCGACTACAGCCACTCCAAGCAGGACGATCCCATCGTCCTGCCGAACCTGGCCGGCGCCTCCCACATGCACAGCTTCTTCGGCAACAAGAGCACCGACGCCTTCTCCACAGCCCAGTCGCTGCGCGGCAACGCCGCGACGACCTGCGCGCCTGCGGACGACCTCTCCGCGTACTGGATCCCCAGCCTGTACGAGGGCAACAAGGCCGTCGAACCGCAGAACATGATCGTCTACTACGGCTCCCGGCTGCCCGACCCTGCGGCGACCCTGCCCTTCCCCGAGGGATTCCGCATGATCGCGGGCGACGCCAAGGCGCAGACACCCACGCCGGCGGGGTCACCCGGGCAGTACTGGTGCGCCGGCGCGGGCGGCGAGATCGGCCGCAGCACCGACGGCAACTGGCCGGTCTGCGCCCCCACCGCCCATCTCACCCACCAACTCGTCTTCCCCGACTGCTGGGACGGCAAGAACCTCGACAGTCCCGACCACAAGTCCCACGTCGCCTACACCTACGACGGCAAGTGCAGTGGCGCCTATCCCGTCGCCATCCCCAACCTCTCCTTCGTGGTCAGCTACCCGACCAGCGGCAGCGCGGCGGGGCTCCGACTCGCCTCGGGCATGGCCTCCTCCATCCACGGTGACTTCTTCAACGCGTGGGAAAACGCCGCCCTGGGGCACCGCGTGAAGGACTGCATCGTTCAGAAGGCCAAGTGCAACTCCGCCGGCACCTTCTGA
- a CDS encoding discoidin domain-containing protein — translation MQTLVRRFGLFLAVAASLIAFVALPAPPAQAAEVLLSQGKAATASSAEGPFDARNAVDGDPGTRWSSAFTDPQWIQIDLGSSAKISRVTLNWEAAYGKAFRIEVSDNAQEWTVVHQTTTGTGGTQSLAVTGTGRYVRMYGTQRSTQYGYSLWEFQVYGTDGSGGTGGTGTLLSYGRTGAASSSQTDQNCWECTPARAFDRDPASRWATSTTTGWTDPGWISVDLGATAQISKVVLQWDPAYAKSFQIQVSPNGQDWTPIYSTTSGTGFKQTLAVSGTGRYVRMYGTERATPYGYSLWEFQVYGTGGDPLPAPPLPSDPANPPRLVWSDEFDGAAGNKPDASKWRADPGTGQNGELEYYTDHRNAAMDGSGHLVMEARKEATAGSSCPSDPLSGSTTCQYTSARMNTGASFQFTYGRVEARIKVPKGNGLWPAFWMMGADFLTGRPWPYNGEVDIMEILGKDVKTAYSTVHAPAYNGGGGIGSPYKLPQSADFSADFHTWAADWNSKGITFSLDGQTVFTLDKEQVEQTRGPWIFDHPHYMILNLAVGGDWPGPTDATTPFPARMLVDYVRVYQ, via the coding sequence ATGCAAACGCTCGTCCGTAGATTTGGCCTCTTCTTGGCAGTTGCTGCTTCGCTGATTGCTTTCGTCGCACTGCCCGCCCCACCCGCTCAGGCGGCCGAGGTCCTGCTCTCGCAGGGCAAGGCCGCCACCGCCTCGAGCGCCGAAGGACCCTTCGACGCCCGCAACGCCGTCGACGGCGACCCGGGCACCCGGTGGTCCAGCGCATTCACCGATCCGCAGTGGATCCAGATCGACCTCGGGTCCAGCGCGAAAATCAGTCGTGTCACGCTCAACTGGGAGGCTGCGTACGGCAAGGCGTTCCGGATCGAGGTCTCGGACAACGCGCAGGAGTGGACGGTCGTCCACCAGACGACCACGGGCACAGGCGGTACCCAGAGCCTGGCCGTGACCGGCACGGGCCGCTACGTACGGATGTACGGCACGCAGCGCAGCACCCAATACGGCTACTCGCTGTGGGAGTTCCAGGTGTACGGCACCGACGGCTCGGGTGGCACGGGTGGCACCGGCACCCTCCTCTCGTACGGCAGGACGGGCGCCGCCTCCTCCTCCCAGACCGATCAGAACTGCTGGGAGTGCACGCCCGCCCGGGCCTTCGACCGCGATCCGGCCTCTCGCTGGGCGACCAGCACCACCACGGGATGGACCGATCCCGGCTGGATCTCCGTCGATCTGGGCGCGACCGCGCAGATCAGCAAGGTCGTCCTCCAGTGGGATCCCGCCTACGCCAAGTCCTTCCAGATCCAGGTCTCGCCGAACGGTCAGGACTGGACCCCCATCTATTCGACGACGTCCGGCACGGGATTCAAACAGACACTGGCCGTCTCCGGCACCGGTCGCTACGTGCGCATGTACGGCACGGAACGTGCCACCCCGTACGGCTACTCGCTGTGGGAGTTCCAGGTCTACGGCACCGGTGGCGATCCGCTGCCGGCGCCGCCCCTGCCGAGCGACCCCGCGAACCCGCCACGGCTGGTGTGGAGCGACGAGTTCGACGGTGCCGCGGGAAACAAGCCGGACGCTTCGAAGTGGCGAGCCGATCCGGGGACCGGGCAGAACGGTGAACTGGAGTACTACACCGACCACCGCAACGCGGCGATGGACGGATCCGGGCACCTGGTCATGGAGGCACGCAAGGAGGCCACCGCGGGATCGTCGTGCCCGAGCGACCCTCTGAGCGGCAGTACCACCTGCCAGTACACCTCGGCGCGCATGAACACGGGCGCCTCCTTCCAGTTCACCTACGGACGCGTCGAAGCACGCATCAAGGTCCCCAAGGGCAACGGACTGTGGCCCGCGTTCTGGATGATGGGTGCCGACTTCCTGACCGGCCGGCCGTGGCCGTACAACGGTGAGGTCGACATCATGGAGATTCTCGGCAAGGACGTGAAGACCGCCTACTCGACGGTCCACGCACCCGCCTACAACGGCGGAGGCGGAATCGGCTCACCCTACAAGCTGCCCCAGAGCGCGGACTTCTCCGCCGACTTCCACACCTGGGCCGCCGACTGGAACAGCAAGGGCATCACCTTCAGCCTCGACGGCCAGACCGTGTTCACCCTGGACAAGGAACAGGTGGAACAGACCCGAGGGCCGTGGATCTTCGACCACCCGCACTACATGATCCTCAACCTCGCGGTCGGCGGCGACTGGCCCGGCCCGACCGACGCCACCACCCCCTTCCCGGCCAGGATGCTCGTCGACTACGTACGGGTCTACCAATAG
- a CDS encoding LacI family DNA-binding transcriptional regulator, with amino-acid sequence MKRPTLEVVAARAGVSKSSVSRVINGETTVAPQIRDVVMRAVHELGYVPNGAARNLVTRRTDTLALVVSDPPQGVVSDDPLFSAVVRAVSRELEVAGKRLVLMLAESDQSRTRVEQYVAGGHVDGVLLVALHGTDPLPSALARQGLPVVSFNRTSAHDVPYVALDNAGGAALAVRHLLDRGRRRISTITGPLELHEARERLDGYRRTLRDTGRRSIVALGDFTRVSGAEAMRQLLDDDPDLDAVFAANDLMAIGALRTLHQAGRRVPEDVAVVGFDDIEAASYTTPALTSVRSPMADQATAAVHLLLGLIGGGPSNPVIMPNELVVREST; translated from the coding sequence ATGAAGCGCCCCACTCTCGAAGTGGTCGCCGCCCGGGCCGGCGTGTCCAAATCGAGCGTTTCCCGCGTCATCAACGGCGAGACGACCGTTGCCCCACAGATCCGAGACGTCGTGATGCGCGCTGTCCACGAACTCGGGTACGTGCCCAACGGAGCAGCACGCAACCTCGTCACGCGTCGCACCGACACCCTCGCCCTGGTGGTCTCCGACCCGCCGCAAGGCGTCGTGTCCGACGACCCCCTCTTCTCGGCCGTCGTGCGCGCGGTCAGCCGAGAACTGGAAGTAGCCGGCAAGCGGCTCGTGCTCATGCTCGCGGAATCGGACCAGAGTCGTACCAGAGTGGAGCAGTACGTCGCCGGCGGGCACGTGGACGGCGTCCTCCTCGTCGCCCTGCACGGTACGGATCCGCTGCCCTCAGCGCTGGCCCGGCAGGGCCTGCCCGTGGTCTCCTTCAACCGCACCTCAGCACACGACGTCCCCTACGTGGCCCTGGACAATGCCGGTGGGGCAGCGCTGGCGGTCCGTCACCTTCTCGACCGTGGCCGCCGCCGTATCTCGACCATCACCGGACCGCTCGAACTGCACGAGGCGCGGGAACGCCTCGACGGCTACCGCCGTACGCTCCGCGACACCGGCCGTCGCTCCATCGTGGCCCTGGGCGACTTCACCAGGGTCTCCGGCGCCGAAGCCATGCGTCAGCTCCTGGATGACGATCCCGACCTCGACGCGGTGTTCGCGGCCAACGACCTGATGGCGATCGGAGCCCTTCGCACCCTCCACCAAGCCGGACGCCGCGTCCCCGAGGACGTGGCCGTCGTCGGCTTCGACGACATCGAAGCCGCGTCCTACACGACCCCCGCCCTCACCTCGGTCCGCAGCCCCATGGCCGACCAGGCAACCGCCGCCGTGCACCTGCTCCTCGGCCTCATCGGCGGCGGCCCCTCGAACCCGGTGATCATGCCGAATGAGCTGGTGGTGCGTGAATCGACCTGA
- a CDS encoding amphi-Trp domain-containing protein, with the protein MRDLKFEQKRSMSRQEAADQLTALATALRDGGEAELELGSGRLNLRIPDDLRSEIEVGVSGGEIELEIEFKWPTSSRARASRAGAVTEDTAPRKAKPATPARSGTAAKKARTATRKS; encoded by the coding sequence ATGAGAGACCTCAAGTTCGAGCAGAAGCGCTCTATGTCGCGCCAGGAGGCCGCTGACCAGCTCACGGCGCTGGCCACCGCTCTGCGGGACGGAGGGGAGGCCGAACTGGAGCTCGGGTCCGGACGGCTGAACCTTCGGATACCCGACGACCTCCGCAGCGAGATAGAGGTCGGGGTCAGCGGTGGAGAGATCGAACTGGAAATCGAGTTCAAATGGCCGACATCATCCCGAGCCCGGGCGTCGCGAGCGGGCGCCGTCACGGAAGACACCGCACCTCGAAAGGCCAAGCCGGCGACCCCGGCACGCAGCGGGACGGCAGCCAAGAAGGCAAGGACGGCGACGAGGAAGTCCTGA
- a CDS encoding DUF2252 domain-containing protein has product MTTPSRAPDGPAHSVSDDPAAWGRSVRGHLPLPVLGEWTPSLHRPHLVDLLDKEAEPRLPDLVPIRYSRMAGSLSAFYRGTPAVMAADLAGMPGTGLTVQLSGDAHLSNFGLFASPERRLVFDLDDFDETLPGPFEWDVKRLAASLTVAAHDNDIPTETAAEIATEAARSYRTHMSELAASTELAVWYEHIAADDLLQELGNSLQRERLHDTLDKARQTDSGKAIEKLTELDPDGTPRFLHAPPLIEPVDEQDRTVVDHVFDAYCTSLPSAQARLLERFRIVDAARKVVGIGSVGTRCYVLLLQGRAAGELLLLQAKEAEPSVLAPHVDVTVPHEGRRVVEGQRLLQAVGDIFLGWSTGPTGRPFYWRQLLDMKGSASIQGMSGSLMHKYAGLCGRALARGHARSGNRVAVAAYLGPDTSFDQAISAFALAYTQQTRNDYNIFAQAINDGRLPTAPS; this is encoded by the coding sequence GTGACCACGCCCTCTCGCGCCCCGGACGGGCCTGCCCACAGCGTGTCCGACGACCCCGCCGCATGGGGACGGTCCGTGCGCGGTCACCTTCCTCTGCCGGTGCTGGGCGAGTGGACCCCGTCGCTTCACCGACCCCACCTCGTGGATCTCTTGGACAAGGAGGCCGAACCGCGCCTCCCCGACCTGGTCCCGATCCGCTACAGCCGCATGGCCGGCTCCCTCAGCGCCTTCTACCGCGGGACCCCGGCCGTCATGGCGGCCGACCTGGCCGGCATGCCCGGCACGGGCCTGACGGTACAGCTCTCAGGGGATGCGCACCTGTCCAATTTCGGGCTGTTCGCCTCGCCTGAGCGTCGTCTGGTCTTCGACCTCGACGACTTCGACGAGACGCTGCCGGGCCCCTTCGAATGGGACGTCAAGCGGCTCGCCGCGAGCCTCACCGTCGCGGCCCACGACAACGACATCCCCACGGAGACTGCCGCAGAGATCGCCACCGAGGCGGCCCGGAGCTACCGCACCCACATGAGCGAGCTCGCCGCATCCACAGAGCTGGCCGTCTGGTACGAGCACATCGCCGCCGACGACCTGCTCCAGGAACTCGGCAACTCGCTGCAACGGGAACGGCTCCACGACACCCTGGACAAGGCACGGCAGACCGACAGCGGCAAAGCGATCGAGAAACTCACCGAACTCGATCCCGACGGCACACCCCGGTTCCTCCACGCTCCACCGTTGATCGAACCGGTCGACGAGCAGGACCGCACGGTCGTCGACCACGTCTTCGACGCTTACTGCACCAGCCTGCCGTCGGCGCAGGCCCGGCTGCTGGAGCGGTTCCGCATAGTGGATGCCGCCCGCAAGGTGGTCGGCATCGGCAGCGTCGGTACTCGTTGCTACGTTCTGCTGCTGCAGGGACGCGCCGCGGGCGAACTCCTGCTGCTGCAGGCCAAGGAGGCTGAGCCCTCCGTCCTGGCCCCGCATGTGGACGTGACCGTCCCGCACGAGGGCCGGCGGGTGGTGGAGGGGCAGAGACTGCTCCAGGCCGTCGGCGACATCTTCCTGGGCTGGTCCACCGGCCCCACAGGACGCCCCTTCTACTGGCGGCAGCTCCTCGACATGAAAGGCTCCGCGTCCATCCAGGGCATGTCCGGCAGCCTGATGCACAAGTACGCCGGACTCTGCGGCCGGGCACTGGCCCGCGGTCACGCCCGCTCGGGCAACCGCGTCGCCGTCGCCGCCTATCTCGGCCCCGACACATCCTTCGACCAGGCCATCAGCGCGTTCGCCCTCGCCTACACCCAGCAGACCCGCAACGACTACAACATCTTCGCCCAGGCCATCAACGACGGACGCCTGCCCACGGCTCCCTCCTGA
- a CDS encoding SHOCT domain-containing protein, which translates to MNGSTLELAADYPLLNVFWSMLWFFLWILWFVLLFRIIGDIFRDDSLNGWGKAGWCVFVVILPFLGIFVYLIARGRGMGAREAQRIRKGEEDMESYIRETTGTTGKADELAKLAELKSAGHLTPGEFEEAKAKVLAA; encoded by the coding sequence ATGAACGGCTCGACACTCGAACTCGCCGCGGACTACCCCCTGCTGAACGTGTTCTGGAGCATGCTCTGGTTCTTCCTGTGGATCCTGTGGTTCGTCCTGCTCTTCCGGATCATCGGGGACATCTTCCGCGACGACTCCCTGAACGGCTGGGGCAAGGCCGGCTGGTGCGTCTTCGTCGTGATCCTGCCCTTCCTGGGCATCTTCGTGTACCTCATCGCGCGAGGTCGCGGGATGGGCGCGCGCGAGGCACAGCGCATCCGGAAGGGCGAGGAGGACATGGAGTCCTACATCCGTGAGACCACCGGAACCACCGGCAAGGCCGACGAGCTGGCGAAACTGGCGGAACTCAAGAGCGCCGGCCACCTCACGCCCGGCGAGTTCGAGGAGGCCAAGGCGAAAGTCCTCGCCGCCTGA
- a CDS encoding tetratricopeptide repeat protein, which translates to MTAGVSLARVMAHCGGSPVGAVGLLVGAIASAPAAPEPYASLAELWQGQHSELKERLEEDGSLSAVLAQAYFLFLEGDMDNAVMALGSVTGVRSDVAWGAAPWFGDARFLGAVSAAALAEACLRVLDYGHDLDTDEMRKRFAPWFHALDVVSDRDPVPESLAAMARLPRACGRYELSFVLCDRADAVERVMWTAVARAATWRELGNLDQAAAAFECALRLDSANWSLYLDLADVRAEQGDFATAARLVERGLEYEPCDVTLRAASAAYRTRIAGSSDDLKALITLAPEIANANYRNLLIDYACAGPELPQVLVAEAHQIRMS; encoded by the coding sequence GTGACGGCGGGAGTCAGTCTCGCTCGTGTGATGGCGCACTGCGGCGGAAGCCCGGTGGGCGCCGTCGGTCTTTTGGTGGGGGCGATAGCCTCGGCACCAGCGGCTCCGGAGCCCTACGCGTCCCTCGCCGAGTTGTGGCAGGGCCAACACTCGGAGCTGAAGGAGAGGCTCGAAGAGGACGGCTCCTTGAGCGCTGTCCTGGCGCAGGCGTACTTCCTGTTCCTTGAGGGGGACATGGACAACGCGGTGATGGCCCTCGGTTCGGTCACGGGTGTGCGGAGCGACGTGGCATGGGGTGCCGCACCCTGGTTCGGCGACGCCCGCTTTCTCGGCGCGGTGAGTGCCGCTGCGCTGGCCGAGGCGTGTCTGCGGGTCTTGGACTACGGCCACGACCTGGACACCGACGAGATGCGGAAGCGGTTCGCGCCCTGGTTCCATGCGCTCGACGTGGTGTCCGACCGGGATCCCGTGCCGGAGTCGCTGGCCGCCATGGCCCGGCTCCCCCGCGCCTGCGGCCGATACGAACTGTCCTTCGTGTTGTGCGACCGCGCCGATGCCGTCGAACGGGTCATGTGGACAGCCGTCGCGCGAGCGGCCACCTGGCGTGAGTTGGGCAACCTGGATCAGGCTGCCGCGGCCTTCGAATGCGCCCTACGCCTGGACTCCGCCAACTGGTCCCTCTACCTCGACCTGGCGGACGTGCGTGCCGAGCAGGGCGACTTCGCCACAGCCGCGCGCCTCGTCGAACGCGGCCTCGAATACGAACCTTGCGACGTCACCCTGCGCGCGGCGAGCGCCGCCTACCGCACACGCATTGCCGGCTCATCCGACGACCTCAAAGCTCTGATCACCCTGGCACCGGAGATCGCGAACGCCAACTACCGAAACCTTTTGATCGACTACGCGTGTGCGGGACCGGAGCTGCCCCAGGTACTCGTTGCCGAAGCCCACCAGATCCGTATGAGCTGA
- a CDS encoding cyclic-phosphate processing receiver domain-containing protein, which yields MKEESPTPTPVILGIDDLRPLPWTTRIARSSGEGIKLLQEHRDSFIDELWLDHDLGGDDTILPVVTLMEEAAFNGRPFRIGTVFVHSSNPTGAETVVRSLTRWDYQVRRATA from the coding sequence GTGAAAGAAGAATCGCCGACCCCAACACCCGTCATCCTCGGCATAGACGACCTCCGGCCACTGCCCTGGACCACGCGGATCGCGCGCAGCAGTGGCGAAGGAATCAAGCTCCTGCAAGAGCACCGCGACAGCTTCATCGACGAACTCTGGCTGGACCACGACCTCGGCGGTGACGACACCATCCTGCCCGTGGTGACCCTCATGGAAGAAGCCGCGTTCAACGGCCGACCCTTCCGCATCGGCACGGTCTTCGTACACAGCTCCAACCCCACGGGCGCGGAGACCGTCGTCCGGTCACTCACCCGCTGGGATTACCAGGTCCGGCGGGCAACGGCATAG
- a CDS encoding DNA-directed RNA polymerase subunit alpha — MLIAQRPSLTEEVVDEFRSRFVIEPLEPGFGYTLGNSLRRTLLSSIPGAAVTSIRIDGVLHEFTTVPGVKEDVTDLILNIKQLVVSSEQDEPVVMYLRKQGPGLVTAADIAPPAGVEVHNPDLVLATLNGKGKLEMELTVERGRGYVSAVQNKQVGQEIGRIPVDSIYSPVLKVTYKVEATRVEQRTDFDKLIVDVETKQAMRPRDAMASAGKTLVELFGLARELNIDAEGIDMGPSPTDAALAADLALPIEELELTVRSYNCLKREGIHSVGELVARSEADLLDIRNFGAKSIDEVKVKLAGLGLGFKDSPPGFDPTAAADAFGADDDGDVGFVETEQY, encoded by the coding sequence GTGCTGATTGCTCAGCGTCCCTCGTTGACCGAAGAGGTCGTCGACGAATTCCGCTCCCGGTTCGTGATCGAGCCGCTGGAGCCGGGCTTCGGCTACACCCTCGGCAACTCTCTTCGCCGCACGCTCCTCTCCTCGATCCCCGGCGCCGCTGTCACCAGCATCCGGATCGACGGTGTCCTGCACGAGTTCACCACCGTGCCGGGCGTCAAGGAGGACGTCACCGACCTGATCCTCAACATCAAGCAGCTCGTCGTCAGCAGTGAGCAGGACGAGCCGGTCGTGATGTACCTGCGCAAGCAGGGCCCGGGTCTGGTCACCGCCGCCGACATCGCGCCCCCGGCCGGTGTCGAGGTGCACAACCCCGACCTCGTCCTCGCCACGCTCAACGGCAAGGGCAAGCTGGAGATGGAGCTGACCGTCGAGCGCGGTCGCGGCTATGTCTCCGCCGTTCAGAACAAGCAGGTCGGTCAGGAGATCGGGCGCATCCCGGTCGACTCGATCTACTCGCCGGTGCTGAAGGTCACGTACAAGGTCGAGGCGACCCGTGTCGAGCAGCGCACCGACTTCGACAAGCTGATCGTCGACGTCGAGACCAAGCAGGCCATGCGTCCCCGTGACGCCATGGCGTCGGCCGGTAAGACCCTGGTCGAGCTGTTCGGTCTGGCGCGCGAGCTCAACATCGACGCCGAGGGCATCGACATGGGCCCGTCCCCGACGGACGCCGCCCTCGCCGCTGATCTAGCCCTGCCGATCGAGGAGCTGGAGCTCACCGTTCGGTCGTACAACTGCCTCAAGCGTGAGGGCATCCACTCCGTGGGTGAGCTCGTCGCCCGCTCCGAGGCCGACCTCCTGGACATCCGCAACTTCGGTGCGAAGTCCATCGACGAGGTCAAGGTCAAGTTGGCCGGACTGGGCCTGGGCTTCAAGGACAGCCCGCCCGGATTCGACCCGACCGCCGCCGCCGACGCCTTCGGCGCCGACGACGACGGGGACGTCGGCTTCGTCGAGACCGAGCAGTACTGA
- a CDS encoding nucleotidyltransferase family protein: protein MLGRLSLDEQLDGLRSVLSRNEVLTEVMSRAATMELPGWYVTAGCLFQTVWNAVTDRPPTSGIKDYDIFYFDAADLSWEAEDAVIKAGQELFAGLPAEVEIRNEARVHLWYEQKFGVPCPPHESTEAAIDSFASTTCCLGVRLEADGGWRIYAPHGLSDVFNLVVRPNPVLAPREVYETKAARWRCEWPELTVLPWPG from the coding sequence ATGCTTGGCCGACTCTCGCTCGATGAGCAACTCGATGGCTTGCGGTCCGTGCTCTCCCGGAACGAGGTTCTGACCGAGGTGATGAGCAGGGCGGCGACGATGGAGCTGCCGGGCTGGTACGTGACGGCGGGCTGCCTGTTCCAGACAGTGTGGAACGCGGTCACCGACAGGCCCCCGACCAGCGGCATCAAGGACTACGACATTTTCTATTTCGACGCCGCCGACCTGTCCTGGGAGGCGGAGGATGCCGTGATCAAGGCAGGGCAGGAGCTGTTCGCTGGGCTGCCGGCCGAGGTGGAGATCCGTAACGAGGCTCGTGTGCATCTCTGGTACGAACAGAAATTCGGCGTGCCGTGCCCGCCCCACGAGTCCACCGAGGCGGCGATCGACTCGTTCGCCTCGACGACGTGCTGTCTGGGGGTGCGGCTGGAAGCCGACGGCGGGTGGCGTATCTACGCGCCCCACGGGCTGTCCGACGTGTTCAACCTTGTGGTCCGGCCGAACCCGGTTCTTGCCCCGAGGGAGGTGTACGAGACCAAGGCAGCTCGCTGGAGATGCGAGTGGCCGGAGCTCACCGTGCTGCCGTGGCCGGGTTGA
- a CDS encoding NUDIX hydrolase: protein MDEWVERVDDQDRALGVVVGRGQAIREAWLHRVAVTVCRDERGRILVHRRSEQLSRFPGFHEAMVGGAVKVDESYEQAAARELAEELGIRVLPRLLFTFLNRSGLSPHWLGVHEVVVPTRVAADPDEVAWHGWLIDSELRSALLEWRFTPDSHEAFSRYLAFRAAQS from the coding sequence GTGGACGAATGGGTGGAACGTGTAGACGATCAAGATCGTGCGCTGGGGGTAGTGGTCGGCCGCGGGCAGGCCATCCGTGAGGCTTGGCTGCACCGAGTCGCCGTCACGGTCTGCCGTGATGAGCGTGGGCGCATCCTCGTCCACCGGCGTTCGGAGCAGCTGTCGCGCTTCCCAGGGTTCCACGAGGCCATGGTCGGTGGCGCCGTGAAAGTCGACGAGTCCTATGAACAGGCCGCGGCGCGGGAGCTGGCCGAAGAGCTGGGCATTCGTGTGCTGCCGCGCTTGCTCTTCACGTTCCTCAACCGCAGCGGTCTGAGCCCTCACTGGCTCGGCGTGCACGAAGTCGTGGTGCCGACCAGGGTGGCCGCCGATCCTGACGAGGTCGCCTGGCATGGCTGGCTGATCGATTCGGAGCTCCGGTCGGCTCTGCTGGAGTGGCGCTTCACCCCCGACAGCCACGAAGCCTTCAGCCGGTATCTCGCGTTCCGGGCCGCGCAGTCCTGA